The Diospyros lotus cultivar Yz01 chromosome 15, ASM1463336v1, whole genome shotgun sequence genome has a window encoding:
- the LOC127791955 gene encoding glutaredoxin-C9-like, whose product MQEALPYKTWLPAPQQPFLSLPPMDYRSVMAPRAGSDIKSAVSENAVIVVSRRGCCMSHVVKRLLQGLGANPAVYDVEEHEEDGVVKDLEGIAGPGEGFDRRLQFPAVFIGGRLFGGLDRIMATHITGELVPVLKQAGALWL is encoded by the coding sequence ATGCAAGAAGCTCTACCTTACAAGACATGGCTGCCGGCGCCCCAGCAGCCGTTCCTCAGCCTGCCGCCCATGGACTACAGATCGGTGATGGCGCCGAGGGCGGGCTCAGACATAAAGAGCGCGGTGTCGGAGAACGCCGTGATAGTCGTCAGCCGGCGCGGATGCTGCATGAGCCACGTGGTGAAGCGGCTGCTTCAGGGGCTCGGAGCCAACCCCGCCGTCTACGACGTGGAGGAGCACGAAGAGGACGGCGTGGTGAAGGACCTGGAGGGGATCGCCGGCCCCGGGGAGGGATTTGACCGGCGGTTGCAGTTCCCGGCGGTGTTCATCGGAGGACGGTTGTTCGGCGGGTTGGATCGGATTATGGCGACCCATATCACCGGCGAGTTGGTTCCGGTGTTGAAGCAAGCTGGGGCTCTGTGGCTTTGA